From the Carya illinoinensis cultivar Pawnee chromosome 4, C.illinoinensisPawnee_v1, whole genome shotgun sequence genome, one window contains:
- the LOC122308350 gene encoding serine-threonine kinase receptor-associated protein-like: MMDKKRVAVPLVCHGHSRPVVDLFYSPVTPDGFFLVSASKDSNPMLRNGETGDWIGTFEGHKGAVWSCCLDTNALRAATGSADFTAKVWDALTGDELHSFEHKHIVRACTFSEDTHLLLTGGVEKSLRIYDLNRPDAAPREVDKSPGSVRTVAWLHSDQTILSSCTDMGGVRLWDVRSGNIVQTLETKSSVTSAEVSQDGRYITTADGSTVKFWDANYFGLVKSYNMPCTVESASLEPKYGNKFIAGGEDMWIHVFDFHTGDEIACNKGHHGPVHCVRFSPGGESYASGSEDGTIRIWQTGPLTHDDTEAFTANGSSGKVKVTAEEVSRKIEGFQIADEGKSREKEEAGNE, encoded by the exons atGATGGATAAGAAAAGGGTGGCTGTCCCGCTGGTGTGCCACGGCCATTCTCGGCCTGTCGTGGATCTGTTTTACAGTCCGGTCACTCCCGATGGTTTCTTCCTCGTCAGCGCCAGCAAAG ATTCTAATCCCATGCTTAGAAATGGAGAGACTGGGGATTGGATTGGGACATTTGAAGGACATAAGGGTGCGGTGTGGAGTTGCTGCCTGGATACCAATGCTTTACGGGCCGCCACTGGTTCTGCAGACTTCACTGC CAAAGTGTGGGATGCATTAACAGGAGATGAGTTGCACTCATTTGAACACAAGCACATTGTTCGAGCCTGCACTTTTTCGGAG GACACACACCTTTTACTTACTGGGGGAGTGGAGAAAAGTCTCCGGATATATGATTTAAACCGTCCAGATGCAGCTCCAAGAGAAGTGGATAAGTCTCCCGGTTCAGTCAGGACAGTTGCATGGCTCCATAGTGATCAGACAATATTAAGTTCTTGTACTGATATGGGGGGTGTAAG ATTGTGGGACGTAAGAAGTGGTAACATTGTCCAAACTCTTGAGACGAAGTCTTCTGTGACTAGTGCTGAAGTGAGCCAAGATGGTCGTTATATCACCACTGCTGATGGGTCTACTGTCAAGTTCTGGGATGCAAACTA CTTTGGGTTAGTGAAGAGCTACAACATGCCCTGCACGGTAGAGTCAGCTTCCTTGGAGCCAAAGTATGGGAATAAGTTTATTGCCGGAGGAGAAGATATGTggattcatgtatttgattttcatactGGTGACGAGATTG CCTGCAATAAGGGTCACCATGGTCCTGTACATTGTGTGCGTTTCTCACCAGGAGGGGAATCATATGCCTCTGGATCTGAAGATGGAACCATCAGAATATGGCAGACTGGCCCTTTGACTCATGATGACACTGAGGCATTCACGGCAAATGGATCAAGTGGAAAGGTGAAGGTAACTGCAGAAGAGGTTTCGCGTAAGATTGAAGGATTTCAAATTGCAGACGAGGGGAAGTCCAGAGAGAAGGAAGAGGCAGGTAATGAGTGA